One Clarias gariepinus isolate MV-2021 ecotype Netherlands chromosome 5, CGAR_prim_01v2, whole genome shotgun sequence genomic region harbors:
- the olig1 gene encoding oligodendrocyte transcription factor 1: MQPVSSIRGNGQGEGNFHELMPRSGFVTGGAGAGGSGTSSGGLHGPQRHPKFPRELSLEEQQELRRKINSRERKRMQDLNLAMDALREVMVPFSSSPTSSLGAGGGLQHPYLPLGASPNGRRLSKISTLVLARNYILLLGSSLQEMRRLLGEVSIGGTVPHLLLTGGWPFVPGPGQLLLSSPEQPLGLAQCSSLPMNGAQVPEESTAWSSRGVAGTPLCPCRVCRVPRVVHTTATSRFQK, encoded by the coding sequence ATGCAGCCTGTGTCTAGTATCAGGGGCAATGGACAGGGAGAGGGCAATTTTCATGAGCTCATGCCCAGATCAGGATTTGTTACTGGTGGTGCAGGAGCAGGAGGATCAGGTACAAGTTCTGGGGGCCTTCATGGCCCTCAGCGACACCCTAAATTTCCTCGAGAGCTCAGCTTGGAAGAGCAGCAAGAACTTAGACGGAAGATCAACAGtcgtgagagaaagagaatgcaAGACTTAAACTTGGCCATGGATGCTTTGCGAGAGGTAATGGTACCATTCTCTTCTTCCCCTACCTCATCCTTGGGTGCAGGAGGAGGGCTGCAACACCCTTACCTACCCCTCGGAGCTTCTCCAAATGGTCGCCGTCTTTCCAAGATCTCTACATTGGTGTTGGCCCGCAACTACATCCTACTCCTTGGCTCCTCCCTTCAGGAGATGAGGCGGCTGCTAGGTGAGGTCAGTATCGGGGGGACTGTACCACACCTGCTCCTGACAGGAGGGTGGCCATTTGTCCCTGGGCCAGGACAGCTCTTGCTCAGTTCACCAGAACAGCCACTTGGACTGGCCCAGTGTTCTTCATTGCCAATGAATGGTGCCCAAGTCCCGGAGGAGTCCACAGCATGGAGTTCACGGGGGGTGGCGGGAACACCACTGTGCCCCTGTCGAGTTTGTCGGGTACCAAGAGTGGTGCATACAACTGCTACATCTCGCTTCCAGAAATGA